The sequence CGTTGGCTGGGGATGGGACTAACCCAGTGGGGCAGGCAACCGCCACAGTGGCGGAGTGGTTATCGATAAAGTCGGTGAGCACGACCGCGTTACCCCTGGTATTGCCGGGGCCCCTTTCCCACCCAGCAAAGTCGTTGCCGGGTTTAGAGGGGTCGCTATAGCCGGAGGTGGGTGTGAGATTACCGAGATTAGAATAATTGCTCAGCTCGTAGCGAATGATGCGCCTGGGGCCAGACCAGAGGTTGCTGTCGTCGTTGGCGCGGTGAAAATAAATCACCAGATCGTAAACATTTTGACGCACCTTTAGGGTTTCGCACTCTTCTTTTTGAGCGACAGGGCAAGTTGCTGGTAAGGCGGCTACGTTGATGGGCTTCAGTCGCCAAAAGGCCAACACGGGGCTAGCCCCCGCTGGGGCATCGTTAAGCTGACCCATAACAGCATCAGGCGTGGAATAGACATAGACAGCCTCTCGGACGTCTCGGGTGATGTAGTCTAGGGCACGGCGAGTATCTTGCTGGGCCTGGGTCAGTCGTTCTTCTCTCGCATTGACGCCTAATAGCTCGACCACCAGGTAGAGCAAACTACCGATAATAATTGAGCCTACAACGATCGCAATTAACAGCTCAATTAAGGTAAAACCCTGCTGTTTTTTTCGGCTGCCACTGTGCTTTAAAATCCAGCGGGTCAGAGGGAGGGAAGGAGGGTTAGATGACATTGGGACTACCTACCCACAGAGGGTAAAGAACAAGAACGCCGGGAAGGGTGGTTTAACGAGGTAATAGACGGGATGCGGTACTTAAGGGGTAGGAGGCGCTGGTGCTGGTGCTGCTGCTGGTGCGGCACACACTGGAGGCAGGTTTGCGGGGGCAGCACCGCCATTGAGGTAAGTACTGAGGTTGCAGAGAGAGTCGCCCTGGTCGCTGGTGGCGATGGTGGTGTGGAGCACTGCCAAGGGGCGCGTGCGACGCCCATTCTCATTGCTGGTCATCACCAAGGAGGCCGGAGCGGTGGTTAACGTGCCAGCGGCATTGATGTCGTAAACTCGCACCCCCATGGCAAAGGCCACCGGCACACCGTTGGCATCCTGACCCGCCGTCCGATACCGCTGCACTAAAAAGTCGTTGGTGCCATCGCCAGTGACATCTACTCCAACGGCATTAGCCACGTTATTGCCGTTGGCTGCATTGAGGTTGGTGGGCGCAGGGACGGCGGCAACGTTGCGATCGCCCACCCCGACAGCCACAGGGGGAAGCTGGGCGACTGTGTAGCCGCCTCGTTCTACTGCTACGCGCACTCTGTCGATTTCGCTTTGGGCCAGGGCTAAAGCTTGTTCCGACTTTTGGCTGTGCACCCGCGTTGCCACCGACAGCACCATGGTGGGAGCAATAGCACCCGATACCAAGGCCACCATGACGATCGCAACCAGACATTCAATCAGAGTGAGGCCCTGATCGGGGGCCTTGGGGTTGAGCCCCAGGGCAGCGGGGGTAAGGCGATCGCCAAAGCCCCCTAAACGATGTCTGAACGATGGAGTAATCATAGTGCTTGTCCTTGGTGGTAGTGGCGAAACGGCTCTGTTTAGGAGGCGACCCTAGGAGGCGACTCAGCACTCAGCTAGGCAGGGCAGTTGCCGCGGATGTTGGCGTCATAGACG is a genomic window of Nodosilinea sp. E11 containing:
- a CDS encoding type II secretion system protein, yielding MSSNPPSLPLTRWILKHSGSRKKQQGFTLIELLIAIVVGSIIIGSLLYLVVELLGVNAREERLTQAQQDTRRALDYITRDVREAVYVYSTPDAVMGQLNDAPAGASPVLAFWRLKPINVAALPATCPVAQKEECETLKVRQNVYDLVIYFHRANDDSNLWSGPRRIIRYELSNYSNLGNLTPTSGYSDPSKPGNDFAGWERGPGNTRGNAVVLTDFIDNHSATVAVACPTGLVPSPANAATTSNNFFICVREPDVAGNALNQSLYMFLRGSTATGGVTAVFGPTSQGSSLPTLSTEVQVRGVVEKNR
- a CDS encoding prepilin-type N-terminal cleavage/methylation domain-containing protein translates to MITPSFRHRLGGFGDRLTPAALGLNPKAPDQGLTLIECLVAIVMVALVSGAIAPTMVLSVATRVHSQKSEQALALAQSEIDRVRVAVERGGYTVAQLPPVAVGVGDRNVAAVPAPTNLNAANGNNVANAVGVDVTGDGTNDFLVQRYRTAGQDANGVPVAFAMGVRVYDINAAGTLTTAPASLVMTSNENGRRTRPLAVLHTTIATSDQGDSLCNLSTYLNGGAAPANLPPVCAAPAAAPAPAPPTP